ACGAGATCCTGCAGACGATTTTTACTCCAGTTATCGGCAGGATTCACTTGGTGCAGAAAATGGAGGCCCGAAGCACGCAGGACGTGGTGAATTCTCTCAATGACGCCATTGACCAACGCGAAGAGGGCATCATGGTGAAAGATCCGTCATCCTTCTACAAACCGGACAAGCGGGGAGAAGGCTGGCTGAAGATCAAGCCGGAATATGTGGGCGGCTTGATGGATGAGCTGGATGTTCTGATCGTTGGCGGCTATTGGGGGAAAGGGAGAAGGGGTGGTATGATGTCCCATTTTCTATGTGCCGTTGCAGAAGCGCCAAAGCCAGGCGAGAAACCCTCGGTTTTCCACACGCTCTGCCGCATCGGCTCCGGCTACACTATGAAGGAGCTGTACGACCTTGGCTTGAAGCTCGCCAAGCACTGGAAGGTTTATCGCAAAAACGACCCGCCGGCCAACATCCTGTGCGCCACCGAGAAGCCCGAGGTCTACATCGAGCCTCGCAACTCGGTCATCCTCCAGGTGAAAGCTGCCGAGATAGTCGGCAGCGACATGTATAAAACCAACTGCACGCTGCGCTTTCCGAGGATCGAGAAGATCCGCCACGACAAGGAGTGGCACCAGTGCATCACCCTCGCCGAGCTGGAGCAGTTTCGCGGCAAGGCGTCAGGGAAACTTTTTTCGCGGCACCTTCATATCGACGCCGCCGGTCAGCCACAGAGAAAAAGACCAAAGCTGCCTGCCAAACCCAAGAAGGCGGTCAGTGACCTGTATAAGCAGCAGGATCTCTCTGGGGTTACCAAGGAGACGGACATGTTCGAGGATGTAGAGTTTTGCATTCTGAACGGCATGGAGGATCACCCCAAGGCTGAGTTGGAGAAAGGCGTGGCCAGGTAAATTGCCTAGTCATGTACATTCACCATGGATTACGGGCAAAACAACTTACATCGTGTGTTGCATCTATTTCAGGTGTGGCGGTATTGTCGTTCAGAACCCGGGGCCAGATACTTACTGCGTGATCGCCGGATTGGAGAACATGCGCGTGAAGAACCTGATTCTGTCCAACCAGCACGATGTGGTGCGGGCCTCGTGGCTGCTGGAATGTCTGGAGCAGAAGGGATTTGTTCCCTGGCAACCACGCCACATGATCCACATGTCGCCCTCCACCAAGGAACACTTTGCCAGGAGCTACGACCGCTACGGCGACAGCTACTTCCAGGACACTGACGAACAGCAGCTGCGGGAGGTGTTTGAACGCACGGGAAGGATGGAAAGCTCAACAGCCGTCGACATTTGCCAAGTCGAAGAGCGATACGGCTGGGGTGACCTTCCCACCAGTATGTTCCGACCTTTCACAGTTTACATGGATGACTACGCCGACCTCAACGACCCTGCAACCGCCATTTCCGCAAGTTGTTTGGATATCAGGGCCATGGAGTTTCGCTACCACGGAGGCACAGTGGTGGACAAGTTGGAGGAAGGCGTGTCCCACGTTGTTATTGCGGCAGAAACCAGACTTGAGGATTTGAAGAGATTGAGGCGCAGCTTTCGAAAGAAGTTCAAAATTGTCAAAGACACCTGGGTGGTTGACTCAATCGGAGCAGGGCATCTGATGAACGATGACAACTATTTGGTTTGAAAAAAGCCCCCTACCCCCCACCATGCACTGCATTTGAAGTCCTTCCTCACTTCTAGAAGTTGCAATGCTGATAGATGCGTACTGTAGTCAAGTGAATTAAGGACCATGCTGCGGATTTTCCTGATTGGACTCATTAGCTTAGCCAATTTCTGGAGATAGCCAGGACATCATTTTTACATCACAACTTTTCTGGCCGTGCATTATAGCTCTTGTCTTATAGAAACCAATACATTATATGGAGAGTGAAAGAAGTAtaagtgaaaaaaatattgttttatacatttaaaaaatttaaGTTAAGATGAACTTAATATGACAagtttgattgctttttgtgggGTTAAGTGCTTACTTAGATTTTAgagttgcgtgtgtgtgtgtgtgtgtgtgtgtttggccaCAGCTGCATTTTACCAGGTTTGAATCAATTATTCTAAATTCCCCCCCAATAAGATTGCATATACATTTCTGCCAATGTTCTGTACTGTCCGAtatttcccacaatgcaactCGTCATAGCTCATCTCGCATTGCTCATTTCGGACCGTGCCTGTCTGCGACATGATCTTTTTTCCACTGTGATTCTTATTATCTCCCTGCAGATTCATGTAGCTCTCGTGCATTTGTATTACTACATGAACAAACTAAATTTCTTCTGTAAAATTGATTGTTTTGCAATGCACAATAATGGCTGGGTTTATGATTGAAGGTTTtgaacaaaataaattacatagATGCATTAATATTgttcttattattattcacgATTTCCCCCcacatttttcttctcttcagCATCAACTCTTGTAGATCTCACGTATGGCGCGTTGAAACTGGTAAAGCACTTCACAACACAGACAACCTTGTGTTTGCTGTcttccaaaatgtcatcaacgtGTCATGGGACTAGTTTTTGTTGTAACCTTCATTTCTCCAGCCTCTGGGGTGCTACCTGTGGTGTCCTGGGCATTGTTGgatgtaaaataatattttgggaGTGATTGAGTGATGGTTTCTACTGAGACACggataaaaaaagaatccaggTAATACGCAGCAAGTTCAGCAACATTGAAGGATGCTCTGCAGTGAATATTACGGGATtgcattaaaataaatcaactcGCATTACCTTTGAAACTGCATTTTTCTAAATGCTCATAGACACTTTAGAGGCGcggttcccaaccttttttgcgccactgaccggttacatgtcaaacaatattttcacgaaccggcctttatataaatatataaataaataataatttataagAAAAagataaaactcaccattaagtATCTGCTCCGTAGCTTtgtgggctcgactggggaaacatgttacGTGACCGGGAACGaacgtcttgacctgaattaattgatcgtggataaaaaaaaaaaaaataaatctt
This region of Syngnathus typhle isolate RoL2023-S1 ecotype Sweden linkage group LG2, RoL_Styp_1.0, whole genome shotgun sequence genomic DNA includes:
- the lig4 gene encoding DNA ligase 4 — encoded protein: MEETSKSAAANQSSVVAAQVPFLRLCNTLEKIQRLKLRPEKSKTLGDFIESWRTFHRALHKDEPKTTDSFYPAMRLIVPSFERERMAYGIKENMLAKLYIDVLCLPKNGPEANKLLNYRAPSSSQGESGDFAGMAYFVLKKRCTSQGQLSIKEVNDFLDSVAINNASKKKDLVRKSLLHLITQSSALEQKWLIRMILKDMKLGISKETVLQVFHPDAAELYNVNTDLSKVCQQLHDPAVSLSDVSIGLFSAFKPMLAAVANIGNVEKQMGNSPFYIETKLDGERIQLHKDGDVYKYFSRNAFEYTQQFGASPLEGSLTPHIHNVFQKHVVNCILDGEMMAYNPTAKTFMQKGSKFDIKRLMDDSELQTCFCIFDVLLVNSQKLGKETLKKRYEILQTIFTPVIGRIHLVQKMEARSTQDVVNSLNDAIDQREEGIMVKDPSSFYKPDKRGEGWLKIKPEYVGGLMDELDVLIVGGYWGKGRRGGMMSHFLCAVAEAPKPGEKPSVFHTLCRIGSGYTMKELYDLGLKLAKHWKVYRKNDPPANILCATEKPEVYIEPRNSVILQVKAAEIVGSDMYKTNCTLRFPRIEKIRHDKEWHQCITLAELEQFRGKASGKLFSRHLHIDAAGQPQRKRPKLPAKPKKAVSDLYKQQDLSGVTKETDMFEDVEFCILNGMEDHPKAELEKGVARCGGIVVQNPGPDTYCVIAGLENMRVKNLILSNQHDVVRASWLLECLEQKGFVPWQPRHMIHMSPSTKEHFARSYDRYGDSYFQDTDEQQLREVFERTGRMESSTAVDICQVEERYGWGDLPTSMFRPFTVYMDDYADLNDPATAISASCLDIRAMEFRYHGGTVVDKLEEGVSHVVIAAETRLEDLKRLRRSFRKKFKIVKDTWVVDSIGAGHLMNDDNYLV